In one Achromobacter spanius genomic region, the following are encoded:
- a CDS encoding nucleotide sugar dehydrogenase translates to MCGLGYVGLPVAVAFSKRFDVIGFDVDKRRIATLKEGHDWTGEIERDALLASPMTFTDQISELEGCDFFVVAVPTPVDEKNNPDFSLLVRACRSIGPVLRPGCIVVFESTVHPGATEEICGPELEKVSGLRCGVDFKLGYSPERINPGDREHPLEKIVKIVSGQDEASLEIIAGVYEKIIDAGVHRASSIKVAEAAKVLENTQRDINIALMNEMSKICDLVGIRTSEVLNAAGTKWNFLKFSPGLVGGHCIGVDPYYLTSKAQELGYHPEVILSGRRINDGMATHVASRVVQTLARNGRLNASIRVGILGMTFKENVPDIRNSKVVDLYKALGDYGITPVACDPMVDPDQMEHEYGIKLVKRDEFRDMDVLILAVPHRETMETIWEDLPSLVKAGGMVCDLKSVLDSKRLASDLLYWTL, encoded by the coding sequence GTGTGTGGCCTTGGTTATGTCGGCCTGCCCGTGGCAGTCGCATTTTCCAAGCGCTTTGATGTCATCGGCTTTGATGTGGATAAGCGGCGAATCGCGACACTGAAAGAGGGACATGACTGGACTGGCGAGATCGAACGTGACGCATTGCTGGCGTCCCCCATGACCTTCACCGACCAGATCTCCGAACTGGAAGGTTGCGACTTCTTCGTGGTGGCCGTCCCGACTCCGGTGGACGAAAAAAACAACCCCGACTTTTCCCTGCTGGTGCGGGCGTGCCGGTCCATCGGCCCCGTGCTGCGTCCGGGTTGCATCGTTGTCTTTGAATCCACCGTGCACCCCGGCGCCACCGAGGAAATCTGCGGACCCGAGCTTGAAAAGGTGTCGGGCTTGCGCTGCGGTGTCGACTTCAAGCTGGGCTACAGCCCCGAACGCATCAACCCGGGCGACCGTGAGCACCCGCTGGAAAAGATCGTCAAGATCGTGTCCGGCCAGGACGAAGCGTCGCTGGAAATCATTGCGGGCGTCTACGAAAAAATCATTGATGCGGGCGTGCACCGCGCCTCGTCCATCAAGGTGGCCGAGGCCGCCAAGGTGCTGGAGAACACCCAGCGCGACATCAACATCGCGTTGATGAACGAGATGTCGAAGATCTGCGACCTGGTCGGCATCCGCACGTCGGAAGTCTTGAACGCCGCGGGCACCAAGTGGAACTTCCTGAAGTTCTCGCCGGGCCTGGTGGGCGGCCACTGCATTGGTGTCGACCCGTACTACCTGACGTCCAAAGCGCAGGAACTGGGCTATCACCCCGAAGTGATTCTGTCGGGCCGTCGCATCAATGACGGCATGGCCACTCATGTGGCGTCGCGCGTGGTCCAGACCCTGGCCCGCAATGGCCGCCTGAATGCGTCGATCCGCGTCGGCATCCTGGGCATGACCTTCAAGGAAAACGTGCCCGACATCCGCAACTCCAAGGTCGTCGATCTGTACAAGGCGCTTGGTGACTACGGCATTACCCCGGTGGCGTGCGACCCGATGGTCGATCCTGACCAGATGGAGCACGAATACGGCATCAAGCTCGTCAAGCGCGACGAATTCCGCGACATGGACGTGCTGATTCTTGCGGTTCCGCACCGCGAAACCATGGAGACCATCTGGGAAGACTTGCCCAGCCTGGTCAAGGCCGGAGGCATGGTGTGCGACTTGAAGTCCGTGCTTGATAGCAAGCGGCTCGCCTCCGACCTCTTGTACTGGACTCTTTAA